In Silene latifolia isolate original U9 population chromosome 6, ASM4854445v1, whole genome shotgun sequence, the genomic window GTGCGTTTCTATTTCGAAATGAAGCTATACTCGAGTTTCTGTCTTTTGAATACGAAATAATTGAGATTTTAGTAAGTAAACGTCCTGCAATCTTTCTAAAGCGCTAACGAGCATGAAAACTAAAGTAACAAGCGAGACACTGCCGTAGTTAGCCCCCCGTAGGGAGAACTCTAGTCGTAGGCTCGTAGCTATCCACATTTACCCGACCAAATAATGACCCGATGTTATCTAAACAAACGACCTGAAAGACTCAAACTGGAAATTATCTTAATCAAGCTTACCCGTACCTGAAATGACCCGATAGCTGTCGAGGAGAAGAGAGCGTCCACTTTACAAGTTCAAGGaggttccatcccaaaaccaattggcaatgggagGAGTAGCCCCTTGAGTTATAAACTAGATCACTCTTCTATATCTCCGATGTGGGAGATCTACATGTGATTCTTCACAATAGCAACACACCATACCTGAAGATCACCAGATCTTgggctcaaagtgacccggctgATAATAGCACACATTGGGGCAATGGGCATTTTACGCGCTAATATATCTTGATCACATGTATCACTTCTATAGATGTCATATATACTTTTGGTGTGTATCAGGATCTATTTGTAGCCGGCACAGACACAACCTCTAGCACATTAGAATGGGCGATGACAGAATTACTGCGCAACCAAGAAAAAATGGCAAAAGCGCAGGATGAACTAGACCAAATAATCGGCAAGAATACTACCGTTCAAGAATCTGACATCTCAAAGTTACCATATATTCAAGCCATAGTGAAAGAGACATTTAGGTTACACCCACCAGCTCCATTCTTAATACCTCGTAAGTCCGAAAAGGATGTACAACTCTTCGGGTTCTCTGTACCCAAGGATGCACAAATATGGGTCAACGTATGGTCCATTGGCCGTGATTCAAGCGTATGGCCAAATGCTCTTTCATTTTTGCCCGAAAGGTTTAAGGAAAGTGAAGTCGATTTTAAGGGCCAAAGTTTTGAGCTACTACCATTCGGTGCAGGAAGAAGGATATGTCCCGGCGTGCCTCTGGCTTACAGGATGGTTCATCTAATGTTAGCGACACTTCTTCATTCGTTTAATTGGAAACATGCTCATGGGTTAAGTCCTGAAGATATTGACATGGAAGAAAAGTTTGGCGTTACACTACAGAAAGTTCAGCCACTTCAAGCTATTCCCTTCATTAGATAATCTTATCAATTAGCTTGTCAAGTTCTTGGTTTACTCTGTAAAATGTCGAGAAAATTCTTATATATACTGATCGTACTCCCTATctaatgaaaaataaataataaactaGAATCTTATAGTATTATATTAGTagaataaaattaaagtttatcATTGGTTAAGGTGTACATCAGGCGTATCTTAGAACTTTTCGTAAAATGGCGACCCTTGATGACATTTAGAAGCAAATCTGCTCCGGCCGAGAAATAGATCTCTCGTTTCTTACATCTTCTAATGCTGAGTGTATCAAAAAGTTTTATTTTATAAAACCTTTTGGTACACTCATTCATAACAAGATTCCACGAGTAACAGTTTCATTTTATCAACTAAGTTAACTAAACATAACAACAATCCGTATTAAATTGAGACCGATCCGACTCCCGAGTGAGAGCAAAGTCAAGGATTAATGTTGGAGGAAGTCAATCTTATATTCTTAACTAATGTACGAGTATTATTTTAATAAAACCAAATTAAACAAGGTCACGATTATTACACTAATAAAAAGTCAACCAAGAAGTTGTTGACTTTGTTGCATTACTAAGCACATCCACATTTCCTTGCTACTCCTTACAGCAATTTGTCCGATCCATTCTTAATGTCAAATGTGTAAgtttacgtaatttattttcgcagtataTTTTTTTACTTATTGCAGTACCTTTTGCAACAAGTAAAATGCCTAGTGCAAAAATCATAacctttactttattgtttgtaggcatttttttgttttataattatttgaagaaaaaatggagttgatgatgatgaggggAATGATGCTTGGGATTACAGTTGGAATTACATTGATGGCTGGTTGGAAGATATCGATGCAACGCAGGAGCAAGTATCGTACCTCTAAGGTATATATTTATTTCACTATTCAAATCCGTATACAAATACTCCTCCGTATTACCTAAGAGATGAGAATTCGTATTACTCAGTAGGCTGGTCATTTAAATCTTTATAATGAGGTTATTACTaagtgtaattttatcgacctTCTTTTTTCTACCATTTCTCTTTTTaatataatcataaaataaaaacataatttttTGACTTGTATCGATAGAGAATAGATAAAATTTATATTGCTCGTGAGACGGAAAGATTAGAGAATAACGGTAACATAACTCTTCAGAAGAATATGCATTACTAGCTAACATAAATAGTTGTTGAATTGTCGATGAAGGCAGCGGAGGTAAAGGCACTTGCATCACTTGGCAGAGACGAGTTGAACAAAATTTTGGGTGATAGTTTCCCAAGCTGGATATCTTTTCCAGATTTTGAACAGGTCTATATCATTTTTCTTCAGTtattgtgaaaccgtctcataaaAATTAGTGATCTTAGTTAAATGTGAACGTACACCTATGTTTTGAGATAAAACATTAAAACCGTCTCATAAAAATCAGTTTTATACAAAAACATGCGCGAAAACATGAGAAGTTAGTATTAATTTGGATAAAACCGTCTTACTGAATAATTTGTGTTTTACGTATCATGGTGGTTTATTTCAGGCAGATTGGGTTAACATGCAGCTGACCAAGTTGTGGCCGTACATAGGCGATGTAAGCATCAATAATACAAAAGGTTCATAACAATTTGTACAGTGTTTCATTATGTGACCAATGCTCTCGTGTTAGAATATAAACTGATCATGAAATTCCAACCATCAGCTTAAGGTTCGAATTCCACCGCCTCAATTCTACAGTGGACGTGGAATATTAGCATCGGGtagcttttggttgagatgatttCCTGACAGTTTGGTAGTTGGTACAGTGGTAGTCGGAAATCCAAAAATCGCTAAATTTTCATtgaaacaataatattgacggTTGTTCCTTTAGATTTTTGAAATTGTCTGATCTCTGATATAGTGAACCGTTTCGAAATCTGAAATTTGCAATTCATGTAATGTCAGGCAGCAGATTTTGTGATTAGGGAAAGTGTTGAGCCTTTACTTGAAGACTATAGATCTCCTGGAATCTCTTCTCTTAAATTAAAGGAATTCAGTCTTGGCAATGTTGCCCCTAAAATTGAAGGTATTGTGTTTTTGTCTCATCTATCCTATTGACtcgttttaagtttaagatggATATGTCCGTCTTAAACAGGAATTTGTGAACTTCAGACTATTATATCTGCTTTGATGTTAGATTATTTGCTGAGTGCTTACGCAGCCAACATTAGATTATTTTTAGTGATTCACACGACCACCGCTTGTCAGGTATTCGTGTTCAGACTCCACTGAAGAGTCAAATAATGATGGATATCGACCTTCGATGGGGTGGTGACCCGAGTATCATCTTAAATGTTGAAGCTGCAGATGTTGCTACAATACCTCTTCAGGCCTGTCTCTCTAATGACTTACTAATAATTCTATATATCATCTTCGACGTGTCAATTACATGTCTAATTCTTTCGACATTGGTTGGTTGGTGACTGCAGTTAAAAGATCTTGAAGTTTTCACTGTCATCCGTCTTATATTCCAACTCTCTGAAGTGATTCCTTGCATCTCTGCAGTTGCAGTTTCTCTACTTGCAGATGTAAAAATTATCGCTTTCTTCTTTACTTCTGATTGTACCGTGTCTTTTCTAATGTATGATTATACTAATATTGTTTCCTATAACCAGCCAGAACCTCGGATTGATTTTACTGTAAAAGCAGTCGGCGGAAGCCTAACTGCTCTTCCTGGCATCTCTGATATGATTGATGTAAGCAAATTCTGTAATATAAAATGATCTTGTTGCGACTTTTGTTTATGATGCTCTGACTTGGTTACAGGGTTTAGTGTTCGAGTAACTGGCTTTCTAGTAGTCTAAGAAACTCGAGTACTCCTATGTTTGTATTGTAAActtggttttaaaaaaaaaaaaaaaaattggtagaTGTAATTAGAGAATAGTTGTTTCCCTTTGTCGCGTTAATCTGAATAGTCTAAGAGTCCGTCATGATCTGTGGTGTGAGGCGGTGAGCTATGTTATTATGAAATTTCATAATTTGAAACGGTTTGTTAAAATAGTTCTGTCGACAGGCAACCTGGTCCGACAGTTTTCTTTTGGCCTTTTGCAGGAAACTGTGAAATCAATCATTACTGACCAGCTTCAATGGCCGCAGAGGATTATAATCCCAATTACTGATCCGGTTGATGCTAGGTAGTCGATCAAATCCCGAATCTGTCTGCCTTAAATCCTTAATATCATCAATGCACAGGTTTTTGAAATGCCGGTTTCCTGAggtcaaattcaaaatttagcGTCTTTTACTCCGTACTAGTTTTACATTGTTGCCATCTCTAAGACTGTTTTATCCATGACAGGTAAAATCACTGTTTTTTTTCCTTTGGATTTTACCCGTCATGGATAAAACAGTTTTTTTAAAAATGCTGGTTCCGTACTAGTTTACATTGTTGCCATTTCAAAGACTGTTTTATCCATGACGGGTAAAATAACTGTTTTTACAGTTTGGTTTCGACTTCACTGTTTCTGTAATGTAAATTGTAATATACTGCTAATTTTGGTTTACTATGCAGTGCCTTGGAGCTTAAACCTCAAGGCAAACTGACTGTGACAATAGTGAAAGCTAATGATTTACAGAACAAGGATTTGGTTGGGAAGTCGGATCCTTATGCCGTCATATATATCAGGCCGCGTTTTAAGGTTAAAACGAAGGTGGTCGATGACAATCTGAACCCATTTTGGAATGAAACTTTTGATGTGATTGTACAAGATCAGGAAACGCAGTCACTTATCATTCAGGTTTGGATTTGTTTCCTCCATCTCCCGCTTTTTTTCttcgtttttcacaaaaaaactgaccgacaataattctttGTTACAagttcagaaaacggtaatttttttttcaaaccaattatctggttaaggccttgaatttgaaaaaaaaaaaaaattcaccgctttttgaactcgtagccggtagttatggttggtcaaaccttttttaacgaataaactttgaccgaccataattcccgactacgagttgagacgtcggcgaattctttttcaaactgaagacctcttaaagacggtcagtttgaaaaaaaagtattgtattctgaacttgtagtcAATatttattgacggtcaaagttttttttttttgcaagaaaacgGGTAatcttagaaaatgaaaaagttgagggtacacgagagaatatacATTTTTTTTTACGTCATGGAACGTATTAAGCGTGCTATCAACTGGAGCGAGCTGCATCACAATGGTCCAGAGTTTCAGGATTACTGCATGCCTGGCTGTGATTATTATTCCATTGATTGCGCTTCTGTACATGCAGGTCTTTGACAAGGATCCTGGGTACGACCAAAAACTGGGCATCACGAAATTGCGTCTAAATGATTTAGTTTCTGATACTCCCACGGAATTCCTCCAACTGAAGTTAGGCCCATCGCTCCATAACACTTATGTTAAGCACAAGAAAGACAGTGGAACTATTACAATCAAGGTGCATCCATT contains:
- the LOC141586024 gene encoding calcium-dependent lipid-binding protein-like, yielding MELMMMRGMMLGITVGITLMAGWKISMQRRSKYRTSKAAEVKALASLGRDELNKILGDSFPSWISFPDFEQADWVNMQLTKLWPYIGDAADFVIRESVEPLLEDYRSPGISSLKLKEFSLGNVAPKIEGIRVQTPLKSQIMMDIDLRWGGDPSIILNVEAADVATIPLQLKDLEVFTVIRLIFQLSEVIPCISAVAVSLLADPEPRIDFTVKAVGGSLTALPGISDMIDETVKSIITDQLQWPQRIIIPITDPVDASALELKPQGKLTVTIVKANDLQNKDLVGKSDPYAVIYIRPRFKVKTKVVDDNLNPFWNETFDVIVQDQETQSLIIQVFDKDPGYDQKLGITKLRLNDLVSDTPTEFLQLKLGPSLHNTYVKHKKDSGTITIKVVYHVFNKDEQNAAWEAEKKMIIEAGLKRSSRSALNGAASLVGSGIGMVGSGIGTGVGLIGSGLGAVGSGLSKAGKFSGRLSITGRSRSKRSE